From Streptomyces cyaneogriseus subsp. noncyanogenus, the proteins below share one genomic window:
- a CDS encoding SpoIIE family protein phosphatase: MSEIPARATEPGSPSDGARTAAADGPVSGALPPGDAMWQSSPPGSLYDYVKVASFSIGADGLVDQWSVRAEQLFGIPAERALGVDPIEVFIDPELRERGQRKMAEILDGREWTGVVPFRLPGDARGERGTRGLAEVYVMPTRTADGEKAAVCIVVDVRTLRTIETDLAASQAIFGQSPFGFLLIDTDLRVRRANHRFASVFGGTPDDHRGKGVHDYLPRGEAERVAATLRRVLETGDSVTDMHVTGFVPGSDERRNWSVNLYRVHSGTGRPIGVAWLGTDITARRAAAREAAAARRNLALLNEAGARIGNSLDLETTARELLDVVVPGFCDLATVDLYQGLLAGDETPPGLADGSAELRRVAFASAVSDAPFLGTGERVPVGSVHHFPFNSPCADALRTARPRSVPAEDGGLVQSTLAVPMVAHDTVVGLAQFARTKGSEPFGDRDRELAVELAARAAVCIDNARLYRREHERALILQRSLLPPGDPEASGLDIACRYLPGNAATGRPSEVGGDWFDVIELPGHRTALVVGDVMGRGLRAAVAMGELRTAVRTLAQLDLEPAEVLAQLDEIARGLGAAGGPSQAFGGGVRQATRAARRPREADLSEVYLATCVYAVYDAVTRRCTFANAGHLPPVLVEPGEQALMLDVPPGMPLGVGGEPFEEVEVELPEGALLALYTDGLVESRDHPLDEGLQAFVGALTDPTRPLEDVCDHVLNTLDTHHGEDDIALLMARVQGLPAESVGDWSLPREPRSVGRAREHARAKLQAWGLDALVDTTELLVSELVTNALRYGEGEIRLRLLLDRTLVCEVWDSGLVQPRRRRARDTDEGGRGLQLVGLLSAAWGSRRTPRGKTVWFELPLPGDDDGLKDPAEALLSLF; encoded by the coding sequence GTGAGCGAGATACCAGCGAGGGCCACGGAGCCCGGCAGCCCGTCGGACGGCGCGAGGACGGCGGCCGCGGACGGGCCGGTCTCCGGCGCGCTGCCGCCCGGGGACGCCATGTGGCAGAGCAGTCCCCCCGGCTCCCTCTACGACTACGTCAAGGTCGCGTCCTTCTCCATCGGCGCCGACGGGCTCGTCGACCAGTGGAGCGTGCGCGCTGAACAACTGTTCGGCATACCGGCCGAGCGCGCCCTCGGCGTGGACCCCATCGAGGTCTTCATCGATCCCGAGCTGCGCGAGCGGGGCCAGCGCAAGATGGCGGAGATCCTCGACGGGCGGGAGTGGACCGGCGTGGTGCCCTTCCGGCTGCCCGGTGACGCCCGGGGAGAGCGCGGCACGCGCGGACTGGCCGAGGTCTACGTCATGCCCACGCGGACCGCCGACGGCGAGAAGGCCGCCGTGTGCATCGTCGTCGACGTCCGCACCCTGCGCACCATCGAGACCGACCTCGCCGCCTCGCAGGCCATATTCGGGCAGTCCCCGTTCGGTTTCCTGCTGATCGACACCGATCTCCGGGTCCGCCGCGCCAACCACCGGTTCGCCTCCGTCTTCGGCGGTACGCCCGACGACCACCGCGGCAAGGGCGTCCACGACTATCTGCCGCGCGGCGAGGCCGAGCGGGTCGCCGCGACCCTGCGGCGGGTGCTGGAGACCGGCGACTCCGTCACGGACATGCACGTCACCGGGTTCGTCCCGGGCTCCGACGAGCGCCGCAACTGGTCCGTCAACCTCTACCGCGTCCACAGCGGCACCGGCCGCCCCATCGGTGTCGCCTGGCTCGGCACCGACATCACCGCCCGCCGCGCCGCCGCCCGCGAGGCCGCCGCCGCCCGGCGCAACCTCGCCCTCCTCAACGAGGCGGGCGCCCGCATCGGCAACTCCCTGGACCTGGAGACCACCGCCCGCGAACTCCTCGACGTGGTCGTCCCCGGCTTCTGTGACCTGGCCACCGTCGACCTGTACCAGGGCCTGCTCGCCGGCGACGAGACCCCGCCGGGACTCGCCGACGGCAGCGCCGAACTGCGCCGCGTCGCCTTCGCCAGCGCGGTGTCCGACGCCCCCTTCCTCGGCACCGGCGAGCGGGTCCCGGTCGGCTCCGTCCACCACTTCCCGTTCAACTCGCCCTGCGCCGACGCCCTGCGCACCGCCCGCCCGCGCTCCGTCCCCGCCGAGGACGGCGGCCTGGTGCAGTCCACGCTCGCCGTCCCGATGGTCGCCCACGACACGGTGGTGGGACTGGCGCAGTTCGCCCGCACCAAGGGCAGCGAGCCGTTCGGCGACCGCGACCGCGAACTGGCCGTGGAGCTGGCCGCGCGGGCCGCGGTCTGCATCGACAACGCCCGCCTGTACCGGCGCGAGCACGAGCGCGCGCTGATACTCCAGCGGTCCCTGCTGCCGCCCGGCGACCCGGAGGCGTCCGGCCTGGACATCGCCTGCCGCTATCTGCCGGGCAACGCGGCCACCGGGCGCCCCAGCGAGGTCGGCGGCGACTGGTTCGACGTGATCGAGCTCCCCGGCCACCGCACCGCGCTGGTCGTCGGCGACGTCATGGGCCGCGGCCTGCGCGCCGCCGTCGCCATGGGCGAACTGCGCACCGCCGTGCGCACCCTGGCCCAGCTCGACCTCGAACCGGCGGAGGTGCTCGCCCAGTTGGACGAGATCGCCCGCGGCCTGGGCGCCGCCGGCGGGCCCTCCCAGGCGTTCGGGGGAGGCGTCCGCCAGGCCACCCGCGCCGCCCGCCGCCCCCGCGAGGCCGATCTGTCCGAGGTCTACCTGGCCACCTGCGTCTACGCCGTCTACGACGCCGTCACCCGGCGCTGCACCTTCGCCAACGCCGGCCATCTGCCGCCCGTCCTGGTCGAACCCGGCGAGCAGGCCCTCATGCTCGACGTGCCGCCCGGCATGCCCCTCGGGGTCGGCGGGGAGCCCTTCGAGGAGGTGGAGGTCGAACTGCCCGAGGGCGCGCTGCTCGCCCTCTACACGGACGGCCTGGTCGAGTCCCGCGACCACCCCCTGGACGAGGGGCTCCAGGCGTTCGTCGGCGCCCTGACCGATCCCACCCGCCCCCTGGAGGACGTCTGCGACCACGTCCTCAACACCCTCGACACCCACCATGGCGAGGACGACATCGCCCTGCTCATGGCCCGGGTGCAGGGACTGCCCGCCGAGTCGGTGGGCGACTGGTCCCTGCCGCGCGAGCCGCGCAGCGTGGGCCGGGCCCGCGAGCACGCGCGCGCCAAGTTGCAGGCATGGGGCCTGGACGCGCTGGTCGACACCACCGAGCTGCTCGTCAGCGAGCTGGTCACCAACGCGCTCCGGTACGGCGAGGGGGAGATCAGGCTGCGTCTGCTCCTGGACCGCACGCTGGTGTGCGAGGTGTGGGACTCCGGCCTGGTCCAGCCGCGCCGCCGCCGCGCCCGCGACACCGACGAGGGCGGCCGGGGGCTGCAACTCGTCGGGCTGCTCAGCGCCGCCTGGGGCTCCCGCCGCACACCGCGCGGCAAGACGGTCTGGTTCGAACTGCCCCTGCCGGGCGACGACGACGGCCTGAAGGACCCGGCGGAGGCGCTGCTGAGCCTGTTCTGA